The nucleotide sequence GGCTTAAAGCCTATATTATAGGCGGACAGATAAAACTTACAACCGAAGCGGTTGTTGGAACAGAAGCTATAAATAATTTGAGAAAATATAATTTTACAAAAACTTTTATAGGAACAAACGGTATCAGTGTTAAAGGCGGATACAGCACTCCTGATGTTGAGGAAGCTGCCGTAAAGTCAGAGGTATTAAAAAGAGGGAGAAACAATTTTATTTTAGGTGACCATACCAAATTTGACAAAGAATATGCGGTAACATTTGGTATACTTAAAGACGCTTGTATAGTTACTGATGAGCTTGAGGATAATGAATTTAGGGAATACGCGGTTGTTAAGGAGGCTTTTGCATGATTTATACAGTGACATTTAATCCGGCTGTAGATTATGTTATACATCTGGAAGATATAGAACTTGGCGCTGTTAACAGAACCGAGAGCGAAGAGATATTTTTTGGAGGAAAAGGCATAAATGTTTCTACTGTGTTAAGTAATTTAGGCGCTGAAAATATTGCGCTTGGGTTTATTTCGGGATTCACTGGGAAAGCTATTGAGAGCGGTCTTAATAAAAACGGTATAAAAACCGATTTTATAGAGCTTGAAAATGGTATCACAAGGATAAATGTTAAGATAAAATCAAAAGAAGAGACTGATATAAACGGTCAGGGCCCGGTTATAAGCCATGAGGCGATATCAGGGCTTCTAGATAAACTAAAAGTTTTGCAGAGAGGCGATTTTCTGATTCTTGCAGGAAGTATTCCTGCAACAATGCCGGACGATATATATGAAAAAATAATGGAGCGTTTAAAAGACAGCGGTTCCAATATTGTAGTGGACGCAACCGGAGATTTATTAAAAAATGTTCTAAAGTATCACCCGTTTTTAGTTAAGCCAAATAACCATGAGCTGGGAGAATTGTTTGGAATTGAAATTAATACTGAGGAAGAAATTATTGAATATGCGGGAAAACTCAGACAGATGGGGGCAAGGAATGTTTTGGTGTCAAGAGCTGGAGACGGCGCTGTATTGTCTGCTGAAAACGGTGAGGTTATAAAAATGGGAGTGCCGAGCGGTAAGGTTTTAAACTCAGTGGGCGCCGGAGATTCTATGGTGGCAGGATTTATTTTTGGATACTTGCAGAGCGGAGATTACAGAGATGCGCTGAAATTGGGAACTGCCTGCGGAAGTGCGACGGCTTTCTCTGCAGGTTTAGCTGAAAAAGAGAAAGTTGAAGAACTTATGAAAATCTTGTAACTTATAAATTATAAATTTTTTATATAATAAAGAAAAGGAGAGGTAAATATGAAGGTTATTGATTTGCTGAAGCCGAACGCAATCGCGCTAAACTTCAATACGGATTCCAAAGAAGCTTTGTATGATAAACTAATTGACTTGCAAAGCAAAGCCGGAAACATTTCAGACAAGGCCCAGTATAAAAAAGATTTGTTTTTGAGAGATGAAGAGGGACCTACTGCAATTGGCGATGGAGTGGCTATTCCTCACGCAAAAAGTGCCGCTGTAAAGAATCCAGGATTAGCGGCTGTGACAGTGCCTAAGGGGATTGACCTTGACGCTATGGATGGTGGAAAATCTAATTTGATTTTTATGATAGCCGCACCGAAATCAGGCGGAGATGTTCATCTTGAAGTTTTATCCAGACTGACGGTTATGCTGATGGACGAAAAATTTAGACAAAAATTGCTCAGCGCAACGTCCGCAAAGGAATTTTTAAAGTATATTGACGAAAAAGAAATTGAGAAGTATGGAAATGAACAGCCTAAGGAAAAAACGCAGGCTTCAAGCAGCACAAGCAAAGGTATTAAAATAGTTGCCGTCACAGCTTGTCCTACAGGTATTGCTCATACATTTATGGCCGCTGAGGCTCTTGAACAAAAGGCCAAAGAAATGGGAGTAGAAATAAAAGTTGAGACTAACGGCAGCGGAGGCACAAAAAATGCTTTGACAAGCCGTGATATTGCTGATGCCGACGGAGTAATTATAGCGGCTGACAAGAATGTTGAAATGGCAAGATTTGACGGAAAACATATCGTTCAGACTACAGTTTCTAATGGTATCCATAAGCCGGAAGCTCTAATAGAGAAAATAGTTAACGGTACTGCCGGTGTATACTCACATACAGGAGGAGCTGAGACTACCTCAGAAGGCGGCGACGGAGTAGGGCACTCAGTATACAAACACCTTATGAATGGTGTTTCACATATGCTTCCTTTCGTTGTAGGCGGTGGTATTTTGATAGCGCTGGCATTCCTGCTTGACGACTATTCTATAGATCCGTCAAACTTTGGTATGAATACACCTGTAGCCGCTTTCTTTAAGACGGTCGGAGGAGTAGCGTTTAACTTTATGCTTCCAATACTTGCAGGATTTATCGCTATGAGTATATCTGACAGACCCGGTCTTGCAGTAGGTTTTGTAGGCGGAGCTCTGGCAGTGGCAGGAACTACGTTTGCTTCACTTATGAATCCTGACGTAAATGTAGTATCAGCCGGATTTTTAGGCGCATTGTTCGCCGGTTTTGTGGGCGGCTATTTAACTCTCGGACTTGAGAAGCTTTGCTCTAAACTTCCGGAGTCACTTGAGGGTATAAAGCCTGTGCTGATATATCCGTTAATAGGTATTTTGGTAATGGGACTGATAATGTTCCTCTTCAACCCGATAATAGGTGGATTAAACACATTGCTGAATAGTGGTTTGAAAGCGATGAACGGCGCCAGCAAGATAGTTTTGGGATTAGTGTTAGGCGGAATGATGTCTATTGATATGGGCGGTCCATTTAACAAGGCGGCTTATGTTTTCGGAACCGCTTCAATAGCTGAAGGCAACTATGACATAATGGCAGCTGTAATGGTTGGAGGTATGGTTCCTCCTTTGGTAATAGCTCTTTGCACAACTTTCTTTAAGAATAGGTTCACGCCCAGTGAGAGAAAGTCGGGAGCTGTTAACTATATTATGGGTCTCTGCTTTATAAGTGAAGGCGCTATACCATACGCCGCTGCTGACCCGCTTCGTGTAATTCCCTCATGTATAGTAGGAAGCGCAGTTTCAGGTGCTTTGTCAATGGCGTTTGGTTGTACTCTTATGGCTCCTCACGGAGGAATATTTGTTTTCCCGGTTGTAGGAAACGTATTGGGATATATAGCAGCGCTTGTTATAGGTTCGGTTGTGGGAGCGCTCCTGCTCGCATTTTTAAAAAAGCCTTTGGGCGAAAAAGCCGGATTAGTTAAAAAAGGTGATAAAGTTACGGTAAAATAATTTAAATTATTATTGACATTGCTAAAATATAGTGATAATATTATAGTATATTTAGTGAAAATAATTAAAGGAGTGTATATTATGGTTTCAAAAACGGTTACTGTTACGGATCCTGAAGGTCTTCACATGAGACCGGCAGGAGTGTTTACCAAAGAGATGTCAAAGTTTGATTCTGATGTGACAATAAATTTTGACGGAAAGAGTTTTAATGGAAAAAGCATAATGAATGTTATTGCCGCTTGTATAAAATGCGGCAGCGAAATTGAAATAGAATGCAGCGGAAGCGACGAGACTGAAGCGCTCGAAAAGGCGGTTGAGCTGGTGCAGTCCGCAGGGTAGGTGATGAAATGTTCAAGGGAATAGCAGGCTCCGAGGGGATTGGTATAGGAAAAGTCGCAATGATAAAGGAGCAAGACTTGACCTATGAGCCAAAATCAAAATTGTCGGTTCAGGATGAAACAGCTCGTTTTGAGCAGGCGGTTCAGGAATTTACTCAGAGAACTGAGAAAATGGCAGAAGAAATGCGGAATAATGTGGGTGATAAAGAGTCTGAAATCCTGATGGGGCATGTGCTGATGATCAGCGATCCTGCGATGACAGATGAGGTCAAGGAAGGTATAAGCGGCGGGCTTACTTCCGAAGCGGCTACAGAACAAGTTTTTGAGGGTTTTGCCTCAATGTTTGAGGCTACGGGAGACGAATTGACTGTCCAGCGTGCAGCAGACCTTCGTGATATAAAGACTAGGCTGATTAAAACTCTGCTGGGGGTGGAAGAGGTGAATATAAGCGCCCTTCCTGCCGGCAGTGTGATAGTTGCCAGAGACTTGACCCCATCCATGACGGCCGGGATAATAAGGGAGAATATCTCAGGTATAATCACAGAAGTGGGAGGAAGAACTTCACACTCCGCAATTTTGGCAAGGGCTCTTGAGATTCCTGCAGTTTTAAGTATAGATAACATAACAAAAGAACTCATTGACGGTGAAGTGGTAATAGTAGACGGAACGGACGGCAGCGTGATTGCTTCGCCGGGTTCTGAAGAAGTAGAAAAGTACCGGGAGCTTAAAAAGAGTTTTGATGATGAGAAGAAAGAGCTTTTGAAACTGGCGGGCAAGCCCACAGTAACAGCCGACGGCAGGAGAGTAGAGCTTTTGTGCAATATTGGCAAGCCGGATGACTGCGCTTTAGTTATTGAGCGTGACGGTGAAGGTGTGGGACTGTTTAGAACTGAGTTCCTATATATGGACAGTAAAGAACAACCCGGTGAGGAGCAGCAGTTTGAAGCTTATAAAAAGGCCGCAATGACTCTGAAGGGAAAGCCTGTAACAATCAGAACTTTGGATGTCGGAGGCGATAAGGATATTCCGTATTTGGGCTTGGAAAAAGAAGATAATCCTTTTATGGGATTTCGTGCAGTAAGATATTGTATTAAGAATCAAGACCTGTATAAGACTCAGCTGAGAGCTCTGATGCGTGCAAGCGCCTTCGGTGATATAAGAATAATGATTCCGCTTGTCACTTGTGTTGAAGAAGTCAGAGCTGTTAAGAAGCTTGTAGCTGAGATAGCGTCTGAACTGGATCAGAACGGAGTGGCATACAATAAGGACATAAAAGTCGGAGTTATGATGGAAACTCCTGCCGCCGCTGTAATAGCTGACCTTTTGGCAAAGGAAGCCGATTTTTTCAGCATAGGCACCAATGACCTCACTGGATATACAATGGCTGCAGACAGAGGAAACGCTAATGTTGCTTACCTATATTCTGCATATAATCCGGCAGTGCTTAGGAACATAAAAAGTATTATATATTGTGGAAGGGCAGAAGGTATTGAGGTAGGAATGTGCGGCGAAGCCGCTTCTGATCCACTGTTGATACCGCTTTTGGTTGCTTTTGGACTGGAAGAATATAGTGTGAATCCGGTTTCTGTTTTGTCAACAAGAAATGAAATATCAAAATGGTCAGTAAAAGACGCTCAAAAAGTTGCAGAAGAAGCTATGGCATGTTCTACAGAAGAAGAAGTTAGAAATGTCCTGACAAAATATAGAAGATAATAAGATATATACTTATTTCTTATATTATATATACAATTAATAATATTGTATTTATTTTTAAAAGCCGCAGAAATGCGGCTTTTTTTCTCATATTGGCTATAAAATATTAAAACCGCGCATAAACTGCATTATTGTAATGTAGTTTAAAGTAAATAGCAATAAACTATATATTTTATAGGTGAAATTTTAGTTGATTTATATAAATAATGTGATATAATTAAATAAAGTTATAATGGGGTATGTTTATACAATTAAATTTTTCTGAGTGCTATGCCATGAACTCAAAAAATTTTTTTGTTTTTAAAATAAAGTATAAAGTTATTCAATAATCGACATTTCTTTTTTTACAATAGATATTTTGATTAGAAATATAATTGTAGATTGATTGCGTATTTAATAGAATGATTTTCAAAACGTCAGGAGTGAGCAGCTAATGAGAGATATGAAAGAGCAGCTGAGCTATTGTAAAAAAAGACATTTATTTAAGTTTGGCGATATTCACAGAGTGTGTAAATCTGTTGGTGCATGGGCAGTAATTTTATTTATCTTTCTTTCATATTGTCCGGCTGTGGTTGCTGAAGACGTGGAAGAGACAGTTTTGACTGTTGCGTTTCCTGTCAGTCCGGGAATAAATGAGGTTTATGAAGATGGAACTTATGGCGGATGCGTTTATGATTGGCTTAGAGAAATTTCTAAGTATACCGGCTGGAAATATGATATAAAAACCGCAGATGAATCAAATGATGAAGCGACCACTGAATTACTGGACGGAATGATTGAAGGAAAATATGACATCATGGGCGGAATGTTTTATCAGGAGGAATACGAGCAGTATTTTAACTATCCGAAATATATTATGGGTTCAAATTATTCACTCTTGATGTACCAAAAGGATAACAGTGATATTAAAGGTTATGATTACAACACTCTTAACGGTAAACGCATAGGAGTTTTTGGCAAAGCGGCCAGTAAAATAGAACGGTTAAAAAAGTTTATTGAATATAATAATTTAACTTGTGAGCTTGTGTATTATGATGATAGGGAATTATACGAAAAATGTATCGATTCGGGAGATGTCGACCTGATTTACGGCAGTGACGTATATATGAAAGACGGGTATAATGTTGCCGTTAAACTTGACAGCGACCCGTATTATTTGGTTACGTCAAAAGATAAGCCTGAATTATGTGAACAGTTATCAAAGGCGATGGAAGAAATTTATGCTGCGAATCCAAATTTTGCAGAGGAACTCTATAATAAATACTTTCCTGATAAATATATAAATTCCATAACTTTTACTGATGAAGAAGATAAATTTATAAAGGAATGCGGAACTTTAAAAGTTGCTGTTATAAGAGACCGTTATCCTCTGTTTTATGAGAGCGATGGGAAAAAAAGCGGAATCGTACCGGAATGTTTGAAACTAATTTCTAATCGGACGAATCTTGATTTTGAATATGTGTATGCTGATACATATAGTGAACTTGTTGAAATGGCAGCATCCGGAAAGGCGGATATAATCGGAGCCTTTATGAATGACGATACATCTGCGGATGATTTGGGGCTTATAAGAACTGCCGGATATGCTGATTTAGACTCAATTATTTTGAGAAATAAACAAAGTTTTGACAAACAAGACGGTCTTACGATGGCTGTACCCGAAACTCTATCCTTAAAGACTACGGGAAAAAACGATTCTATTATCAGGTATCCTAAGTATGAAGACTGTATGGAAGCTGTAAACAATGGCTTGGCGGATTATACAAGAATGCCTGCTTCTTTTATAGAAGGTTTTTATACAAAGGATTATTATGCTAATATGACCATTGTAGCAGATACAAATATTCAGGAAACACTGACTCTAGCAATGAAAGCTCCTGCAAATGTGCAAATGTATTCTGTCCTGAGTAAGGCTGTTAATAGTTTTAACGATGAGGATAAAGCCCATATTGTGTCACAGCCAAATTTAAGTTTACCTGACGGTGTAGTTACACTTAAAACTGTCCTTTATACTAATCCTGTTCTCGTGATTGGTATATGTGTCGGTTTTGTGTTTATTTTGTCCTTAATGGCTGTTTTGTTTATATTCTACAGTATGCGTACAAAAATGATGGCTGTAAAGCTTGAAAAAGCGGAGGAGACCAGCCGGGCAAAATCAGACTTTTTATCCAGAATGTCGCATGAGATACGAACGCCTATGAATGCTATAATAGGGCTGACAAATTTGGCAATATTAAGCAGAGACGCGACTCCCGCATTAAAAGAGGATTTAAATAAAATTGATTCATCCGCTAAATTCCTTTTGTCTATTCTTAATGATGTTTTGGATATGTCTAAAATTGAAAGTAAAAAAATGACGGTTGAAAATTTGCCTTTTGATATGTATGAATTAATTGAGCAGATAAAAATTATGTTCGTCCCACAGATAAGCGAGAAGAATTTAAATTTTGACGTAACTTGTGAACTTGAAGATACATGTTATTTAGGGGATAAAATGCGTATAAATCAGGTGCTTGCGAATTTGATGTCTAATGCTTGTAAGTTCACCGACAGAGGGGGCAGTGTTTGGCTGTCAGTTACAGAGTCAAGAATTAACGAGAATAAATCAAAGCTTAAATTTAGTGTAAAAGACACAGGCGTGGGTATAAATGAGAAAGATATTGATAGGGTTTTCAATTCTTTTGAACAGGCGGAAGGAAGTAATTTAAGAGCT is from Monoglobus pectinilyticus and encodes:
- a CDS encoding ATP-binding protein, yielding MRDMKEQLSYCKKRHLFKFGDIHRVCKSVGAWAVILFIFLSYCPAVVAEDVEETVLTVAFPVSPGINEVYEDGTYGGCVYDWLREISKYTGWKYDIKTADESNDEATTELLDGMIEGKYDIMGGMFYQEEYEQYFNYPKYIMGSNYSLLMYQKDNSDIKGYDYNTLNGKRIGVFGKAASKIERLKKFIEYNNLTCELVYYDDRELYEKCIDSGDVDLIYGSDVYMKDGYNVAVKLDSDPYYLVTSKDKPELCEQLSKAMEEIYAANPNFAEELYNKYFPDKYINSITFTDEEDKFIKECGTLKVAVIRDRYPLFYESDGKKSGIVPECLKLISNRTNLDFEYVYADTYSELVEMAASGKADIIGAFMNDDTSADDLGLIRTAGYADLDSIILRNKQSFDKQDGLTMAVPETLSLKTTGKNDSIIRYPKYEDCMEAVNNGLADYTRMPASFIEGFYTKDYYANMTIVADTNIQETLTLAMKAPANVQMYSVLSKAVNSFNDEDKAHIVSQPNLSLPDGVVTLKTVLYTNPVLVIGICVGFVFILSLMAVLFIFYSMRTKMMAVKLEKAEETSRAKSDFLSRMSHEIRTPMNAIIGLTNLAILSRDATPALKEDLNKIDSSAKFLLSILNDVLDMSKIESKKMTVENLPFDMYELIEQIKIMFVPQISEKNLNFDVTCELEDTCYLGDKMRINQVLANLMSNACKFTDRGGSVWLSVTESRINENKSKLKFSVKDTGVGINEKDIDRVFNSFEQAEGSNLRAPGTGLGLSISSSLVSLMGGDLKVKSEPGKGSEFYFIIELPIYSGKLSEPNNVADKTKNIVLDENILKNMRVLLAEDNDINAEIATELLKMKQISVDRAPNGQEAVNMFAKSSDGEYSAILMDINMPEKDGLTAAAEIRKMNRKDSAEVPILAMTANTFKEDREKAAEAGMTGFLPKPFDAEQLYKTLTDSILKK
- a CDS encoding HPr family phosphocarrier protein, whose product is MVSKTVTVTDPEGLHMRPAGVFTKEMSKFDSDVTINFDGKSFNGKSIMNVIAACIKCGSEIEIECSGSDETEALEKAVELVQSAG
- the ptsP gene encoding phosphoenolpyruvate--protein phosphotransferase gives rise to the protein MFKGIAGSEGIGIGKVAMIKEQDLTYEPKSKLSVQDETARFEQAVQEFTQRTEKMAEEMRNNVGDKESEILMGHVLMISDPAMTDEVKEGISGGLTSEAATEQVFEGFASMFEATGDELTVQRAADLRDIKTRLIKTLLGVEEVNISALPAGSVIVARDLTPSMTAGIIRENISGIITEVGGRTSHSAILARALEIPAVLSIDNITKELIDGEVVIVDGTDGSVIASPGSEEVEKYRELKKSFDDEKKELLKLAGKPTVTADGRRVELLCNIGKPDDCALVIERDGEGVGLFRTEFLYMDSKEQPGEEQQFEAYKKAAMTLKGKPVTIRTLDVGGDKDIPYLGLEKEDNPFMGFRAVRYCIKNQDLYKTQLRALMRASAFGDIRIMIPLVTCVEEVRAVKKLVAEIASELDQNGVAYNKDIKVGVMMETPAAAVIADLLAKEADFFSIGTNDLTGYTMAADRGNANVAYLYSAYNPAVLRNIKSIIYCGRAEGIEVGMCGEAASDPLLIPLLVAFGLEEYSVNPVSVLSTRNEISKWSVKDAQKVAEEAMACSTEEEVRNVLTKYRR
- the pfkB gene encoding 1-phosphofructokinase translates to MIYTVTFNPAVDYVIHLEDIELGAVNRTESEEIFFGGKGINVSTVLSNLGAENIALGFISGFTGKAIESGLNKNGIKTDFIELENGITRINVKIKSKEETDINGQGPVISHEAISGLLDKLKVLQRGDFLILAGSIPATMPDDIYEKIMERLKDSGSNIVVDATGDLLKNVLKYHPFLVKPNNHELGELFGIEINTEEEIIEYAGKLRQMGARNVLVSRAGDGAVLSAENGEVIKMGVPSGKVLNSVGAGDSMVAGFIFGYLQSGDYRDALKLGTACGSATAFSAGLAEKEKVEELMKIL
- a CDS encoding PTS fructose transporter subunit IIABC, with the protein product MKVIDLLKPNAIALNFNTDSKEALYDKLIDLQSKAGNISDKAQYKKDLFLRDEEGPTAIGDGVAIPHAKSAAVKNPGLAAVTVPKGIDLDAMDGGKSNLIFMIAAPKSGGDVHLEVLSRLTVMLMDEKFRQKLLSATSAKEFLKYIDEKEIEKYGNEQPKEKTQASSSTSKGIKIVAVTACPTGIAHTFMAAEALEQKAKEMGVEIKVETNGSGGTKNALTSRDIADADGVIIAADKNVEMARFDGKHIVQTTVSNGIHKPEALIEKIVNGTAGVYSHTGGAETTSEGGDGVGHSVYKHLMNGVSHMLPFVVGGGILIALAFLLDDYSIDPSNFGMNTPVAAFFKTVGGVAFNFMLPILAGFIAMSISDRPGLAVGFVGGALAVAGTTFASLMNPDVNVVSAGFLGALFAGFVGGYLTLGLEKLCSKLPESLEGIKPVLIYPLIGILVMGLIMFLFNPIIGGLNTLLNSGLKAMNGASKIVLGLVLGGMMSIDMGGPFNKAAYVFGTASIAEGNYDIMAAVMVGGMVPPLVIALCTTFFKNRFTPSERKSGAVNYIMGLCFISEGAIPYAAADPLRVIPSCIVGSAVSGALSMAFGCTLMAPHGGIFVFPVVGNVLGYIAALVIGSVVGALLLAFLKKPLGEKAGLVKKGDKVTVK